One region of Desulfonatronum thioautotrophicum genomic DNA includes:
- the secE gene encoding preprotein translocase subunit SecE, giving the protein MAKQQSGEDKKVPAGRFDIKEKAVQFKDFFEKSKLELKKVTWPTRKETQATCMAVVVLVIIMSLFLGLVDLALAKIVEVILY; this is encoded by the coding sequence ATGGCAAAACAACAATCTGGTGAAGACAAGAAGGTTCCAGCAGGGCGCTTCGATATCAAAGAAAAAGCCGTTCAGTTCAAGGATTTTTTTGAAAAGTCCAAGCTGGAACTGAAGAAAGTGACATGGCCGACACGCAAGGAAACGCAGGCCACCTGCATGGCTGTCGTGGTCCTCGTGATCATTATGTCCTTGTTTCTTGGTCTCGTCGATCTGGCTTTGGCCAAAATCGTCGAAGTAATTCTCTATTAG
- the rplA gene encoding 50S ribosomal protein L1, whose translation MPTHGKKYRNAVQDIDLKAKFPVKDGLDLALKMAYAKFDETVDVAVCLGVDPKYSDQMVRGAVTLPHGLGKEVRVAAFCKGDKEAEAKEAGADFVGSEDLIEKIKEGWLEFDQAVATPDMMAQIGKIGRILGPRGLMPNAKTGTVTFDIGKAVKEMKAGRVEFKVDKAGVIHSPLGKVSFGADKLVDNLRTVIDTLTRLKPSSAKGTYFRSMAVSTTMGPGIKLDFQSMPRD comes from the coding sequence ATGCCGACACATGGAAAAAAATATCGTAATGCCGTTCAAGACATTGATCTGAAGGCCAAGTTTCCGGTCAAAGACGGATTGGATCTGGCATTGAAGATGGCCTACGCCAAATTCGATGAAACCGTCGATGTTGCCGTTTGCCTCGGGGTTGACCCGAAATACTCCGACCAGATGGTCCGTGGCGCAGTGACCTTGCCCCACGGCCTGGGTAAGGAAGTCCGCGTGGCTGCCTTCTGCAAGGGCGACAAAGAGGCTGAGGCCAAGGAAGCCGGTGCTGATTTTGTCGGCAGCGAGGACCTCATCGAAAAAATCAAGGAAGGGTGGCTTGAGTTTGACCAAGCCGTCGCTACTCCGGACATGATGGCCCAGATCGGAAAGATCGGCCGGATTCTTGGGCCACGGGGACTGATGCCCAATGCAAAAACCGGTACCGTAACCTTTGATATCGGCAAGGCTGTCAAGGAAATGAAAGCCGGTCGTGTCGAGTTCAAAGTGGATAAGGCCGGAGTGATCCACTCGCCTCTGGGAAAGGTTTCTTTTGGCGCGGACAAGCTTGTCGACAATCTGCGTACAGTCATCGACACCCTTACCCGGCTCAAGCCTTCCTCAGCCAAAGGAACGTATTTTCGTTCAATGGCTGTCTCCACGACCATGGGGCCTGGGATCAAGCTCGACTTCCAGAGCATGCCCCGCGATTAG
- the rplJ gene encoding 50S ribosomal protein L10, whose translation MNRTQKGEIIEKLRSKASTASIAIVTDFKGLKVEEVTPLRVKLRESGVDFHVVKNTLARIALNGTPHDVLNDSLKDCCAIAFASGDPVSAAKIVVEFEKGAKNFSTRFASLEGTLLSSAQVDALAKLPAKEVLLAKALGTMNAVPTNFVGLFANILRNFLYALNGIKEQKEQSQTV comes from the coding sequence GTGAACAGAACGCAAAAAGGCGAAATCATCGAGAAATTGCGAAGCAAGGCTTCCACGGCCAGCATCGCCATCGTTACCGACTTCAAGGGACTCAAGGTGGAAGAGGTGACGCCCTTGCGCGTCAAACTCCGCGAATCCGGAGTGGATTTCCATGTCGTTAAGAACACCTTGGCCCGCATCGCCCTCAACGGGACACCGCATGACGTCCTGAATGACTCACTCAAGGACTGTTGCGCCATCGCCTTCGCATCCGGTGATCCGGTCTCCGCTGCCAAGATCGTCGTTGAATTCGAAAAAGGCGCCAAGAATTTCAGTACGCGCTTCGCGAGTCTTGAGGGAACTCTGCTCTCCAGTGCCCAGGTTGATGCATTGGCCAAGTTACCTGCAAAGGAAGTGCTCCTGGCCAAGGCCTTGGGAACGATGAACGCCGTGCCGACCAACTTCGTGGGATTGTTTGCCAATATTTTGCGGAACTTTCTGTATGCCTTGAATGGGATCAAGGAGCAGAAGGAACAGTCGCAAACTGTTTAA
- the nusG gene encoding transcription termination/antitermination protein NusG — protein MDTTTIQPESTARPEWFIVHTHTGFEQRVERTIKEMIRTNRALGLIEEVVVPTEKVVELVKGEKKTSTRKFYPGYIMVKMILTDDSWHLVQSLPRVTGFLGGKNRPLPMPEREALKILNMMETRQEQPRPKFSFERGDEVRVIDGPFANFNAVVEEVNYDKGKLKVTVSIFGRQTPVELEFVQVSKT, from the coding sequence ATGGATACGACTACAATCCAGCCAGAGAGCACGGCTCGACCGGAATGGTTCATCGTGCACACGCATACCGGTTTTGAACAGCGTGTTGAACGAACCATCAAGGAGATGATCCGCACCAACAGAGCCCTTGGTCTGATTGAAGAGGTCGTTGTCCCGACGGAAAAGGTCGTCGAACTCGTCAAGGGCGAGAAGAAGACATCAACGCGTAAATTCTATCCCGGGTACATCATGGTCAAGATGATCTTGACCGACGACTCCTGGCATCTGGTTCAATCCTTGCCCCGCGTAACCGGGTTCCTGGGTGGAAAGAACAGACCGTTGCCGATGCCCGAGCGTGAGGCGTTGAAAATCTTGAACATGATGGAGACGCGTCAGGAGCAGCCACGTCCGAAGTTTTCCTTTGAGCGCGGTGACGAGGTGCGCGTGATTGACGGACCCTTCGCCAACTTCAACGCTGTTGTCGAAGAAGTGAACTACGACAAGGGCAAGCTGAAGGTGACGGTGTCCATCTTCGGAAGACAGACGCCGGTGGAACTGGAATTTGTCCAGGTGAGCAAAACATAA
- the rplK gene encoding 50S ribosomal protein L11, giving the protein MAKKIKAKIKLQVPAGAANPSPPVGPALGQHGVNIMEFCKSFNAKTQEQKGMITPVIITVYADRTFTFVTKTPPASVLLLKAAKLDKGSGEPNKTKVGKVSKAQVEEIAKLKMPDLTAGSLEAAMQTVMGTARSMGLEVEI; this is encoded by the coding sequence ATGGCAAAAAAGATTAAAGCAAAAATCAAGCTCCAGGTTCCAGCCGGAGCTGCCAACCCCTCTCCCCCTGTTGGGCCTGCTTTGGGTCAGCATGGGGTGAATATCATGGAGTTCTGCAAGAGCTTCAACGCCAAGACTCAAGAGCAGAAGGGCATGATCACTCCCGTGATCATCACGGTGTACGCGGACAGGACCTTTACCTTTGTCACCAAGACCCCGCCGGCCTCGGTGCTATTGCTCAAGGCCGCCAAACTGGACAAGGGGTCCGGTGAACCGAACAAGACCAAAGTCGGAAAGGTCTCCAAGGCCCAGGTTGAGGAAATCGCCAAGCTGAAAATGCCGGATTTGACTGCGGGAAGCCTTGAGGCCGCCATGCAGACCGTCATGGGGACAGCACGGAGTATGGGCCTTGAGGTTGAAATCTAG